The following coding sequences are from one Musa acuminata AAA Group cultivar baxijiao chromosome BXJ2-4, Cavendish_Baxijiao_AAA, whole genome shotgun sequence window:
- the LOC135610154 gene encoding T-complex protein 1 subunit zeta 1-like, which produces MSLRVLNPNAEVLNKSAALHMNIDAAKGLQDVLRTNLGPKGTIKMLVGGAGDIKLTKDGNTLLKEMQIQNPTAIMIARTAVAQDETSGDGTTSTVLFIGELMKQSERYIDEGMHPRVLVDGFEIAKRATLEFLEKFKTPAVMGDVPDKEILKMVARTTLRTKLYEALADQLTDIVVNAVLCIRKPDEPIDLFMVEIMHMRHKFDVDTRLVEGLVLDHGSRHPDMKRRAENCYILTCNVSLEYEKSEINAGFFYSNAEQREKMVAAERRQVDERVKKIIELKNKVCSGNDNNFVIINQKGIDPPSLDLLARAGIIALRRAKRRNMERLVLACGGEAVNSVDDLTEDCLGWAGLVYEHILGEEKYTFVENVKNPLSCTILIKGPNDHTIAQIKDAVRDGLRSVKNTIEDEAVVLGAGAFEVAARQHLVNNVKKTVQGRAQLGVEAFADALLVVPKTLAGNSGLDTQDVIIALTGEHDRGNIVGLNHHTGEPIDSNMEGIFDNYSVKRQIINSGPVIASQLLLVDEVIRAGRNMRKPS; this is translated from the exons ATGTCGCTCCGAGTGTTGAATCCGAACGCCGAGGTGCTGAACAAGTCGGCGGCGCTCCACATGAACATTGACGCCGCCAAGGGTCTCCAAGACGTCCTCAGGACCAATCTCGGCCCCAAGGGCACCATCAAGAT GCTCGTCGGGGGAGCTGGGGATATCAAGCTGACGAAAGATGGCAACACCCTCTTGAAGGAGATG CAAATCCAAAACCCCACGGCCATCATGATCGCAAGGACAGCCGTCGCACAGGACGAGACGAGTGGTGATGGCACCACCTCCACTGTGCTATTCATTGGGGAGCTGATGAAGCAGTCGGAGCGGTACATTGACGAAG GGATGCATCCACGAGTGCTGGTAGATGGATTTGAAATTGCAAAGAGGGCTACTCTTGAATTTCTTGAGAAGTTCAAAACACCTGCTGTGATGGGTGATGTGCCTGACAAGGAGATATTGAAAATGGTAGCAAGAACAACTCTTAGGACAAAG CTATATGAAGCACTAGCTGATCAACTAACAGATATTGTTGTAAATGCA GTTCTCTGTATACGCAAGCCTGATGAACCCATTGATCTCTTCATGGTGGAGATAATGCACATGCGCCATAAGTTTGATGTTGATACACGCTTG GTTGAGGGTCTTGTCCTTGATCATGGTTCTCGACATCCTGATATGAAACGGAGGGCAGAGAATTGTTATATCTTGACATGCAATGTCTCTTTGGAGTATGAGAAAAG tgAAATAAATGCAGGATTTTTCTACTCTAATGCGGAGCAGAGAGAGAAAATGGTTGCTGCTGAACGGCGTCAAGTGGATGAGCGAGTTAAGAAGATTATTGAACTAAAGaataag GTCTGCTCGGGCAATGACAATAACTTTGTCATAATTAACCAAAAGGGAATTGATCCTCCATCGCTGGATCTCCTTGCTCGTGCAGGG ATTATTGCACTTCGGAGAGCCAAGAGGAGGAATATGGAAAGGCTAGTTCTAGCCTGTGGAGGGGAAGCTGTTAATTCTGTGGATGACTTAACCGAAGATTGTCTTGGTTGGGCTGGGCTTGTCTATGAACATATCCTTGGTGAAGAAAAATACACCTTTGTGGAGAACGTGAAAAACCCTCTCTCCTGTACTATCTTGATTAAAG GACCAAATGATCATACAATTGCTCAAATCAAGGATGCTGTTCGTGATGGCCTCAGATCTGTCAAGAATACAATTGAAGATGAAGCTGTTGTCCTG GGGGCTGGGGCTTTTGAGGTAGCAGCCAGGCAGCACTTGGTCAACAATGTGAAGAAAACTGTTCAAGGG CGTGCACAGCTTGGCGTGGAAGCTTTTGCTGATGCTTTACTGGTGGTACCAAAAACACTAGCAGGGAACTCTGGCCTCGACACACAAGATGTCATTATTGCTCTTACA GGTGAACATGACAGAGGTAACATTGTGGGTTTGAATCATCATACCGGAGAACCAATAGATTCAAACATGGAAGGGATCTTTGATAACTACTCAGTGAAGCGACAAATCATAAACTCTGG GCCTGTTATCGCTTCCCAGTTGCTTCTGGTAGATGAAGTGATCCGGGCCGGTCGAAACATGAGGAAACCCAGCTAA
- the LOC103991996 gene encoding uncharacterized protein LOC103991996, with protein sequence MVQTIIPIVSQRTSPHATRPSHQQETPARTHAPLPELPTSPRNPVAWPGSREAEDTVSRPEPEAPSVDSTNALRAQLRLVSQRLDEVQQEVRKSKGELGADGQQGSPFTPEIQDQAIPPHFRLPSLDAYDDAANPADHVAAFRAQMALYGTSDALMCRAFPTTLRGPARVWYSGLKAGTVASFDQLAKDFELNFLAYARPKPSVALLLGLNQREDEPLSHFVNHFTTQIRGLSDVHPSLLMQAFMTGMRPSRFFWSLVERPPAAVPEILQRASQFIVAKTWMAEKREEHKKVKSELPRQQQPAASRRKLDRSDPRPPLPTLNSSRTEIFLHEKEKGLLRDPHPMRNPRELADRSKYCRFHRQHGHDTEQCHELKRQIEELIRKRHLGQYFRPDKELSPRPEGPIERHVDVIAGGPASWGGSMSGRKAYARAAPDEAPGHGPEPEITFLTGVSE encoded by the coding sequence ATGGTACAGACTatcatcccgatcgtctcccaGCGGACTTCCCCGCATGCGACCCGGCCTTCGCATCAGCAGGAGACCCCCGCCCGGACTCACGCACCACTTCCCGAGCTCCCCACCTCGCCTCGAAACCCGGTAGCCTGGCCCGGGAGCCGAGAGGCAGAAGACACCGTGAGCCGCCCCGAGCCCGAGGCTCCATCCGTCGACTCAACAAATGCCTTGCGAGCTCAgttgcgcctcgtcagtcaacgACTCGATGAAGTACAACAAGAAGTTCGTAAGTCAAAAGGAGAGCTTGGGGCAGACGGACAGCAAGGatccccgttcacccccgagatacaagatcaaGCGATCCCGCCGCATTTCCGCCTTCCCTCGCTAGATGCGTATGACGACGCCGCTAACCCAGcagaccacgtggccgcttttcgcgcccagatggcgctatacgggacttctgacgccttgatgtgcagggcattcccgacAACCCTGCGGGGGCCAGCCCGCgtgtggtacagcggcctgaaggctgggaccgtcgcctccttcgaTCAACTTGCCAaagatttcgagcttaactttctggcttacgctcgaccaaagccgtccgtggcgttgctcctcggacttaaccaaagggaggacgagcctctctcccattttgtgaaccatTTTACGACCCAAATTCGGGGACTATCGGACGTTCACCcctctctattgatgcaggcattcatgacaggcaTGCGGCCTTCCAGGTTCTTTTGGTCTCTCGTAGAGCGGCCCCCCGCCGCGGTCCCCGAGATACTCCAGCGTGCTAGCCAGTTCATTGTCGCGAAGACATGGATGGCTGAAaagcgggaggagcacaaaaaggTCAAGTCGGAGCTGCCCCGACAGCAACAACCCGCCGCGTCCCGGCGTAAGTTGGACAGATCCGACCCAAGGCCTCCCCTCCCCACCTTGAATTCGTCCCGGACAGAAATATTTCTCCATGAGAAGGAGAAAGGGCTACTCAGGGATCCTCACCCGATGAGGAACCCGCGAGAACTCGCGGACCGTTCAAAATATTGCCGCTTCCATCGGCAGCATGGACACGACACTGAACAGTGCCATGAATtgaaaaggcaaattgaggagctcattcGCAAAAGGCATCTTGGCCAATACTTCCGGCCGGACAAAGAGCTGTCACCACGCCCGGAAGGCCCCATCGAGCGACATGTCGACGTAATAGCTGGCGGTCCTGCATCGTGGGGGGGCTCCATGTCGGGAAGAAAGGCGTACGCCCGAGCCGCCCCAGACGAAGCCCCCGGACACGGGCCCGAGCCCGAGATTACTTTCCTAACCGGAGTATCTGAGTAA
- the LOC103981853 gene encoding cytochrome b561 and DOMON domain-containing protein At5g47530: MKPAIIFLCLLLSVLDHGSAQSCVGETLSGNKLYTTCSSLPYLSASLHWNYHPSNGTVDIAYRAQQSSDGWVAWAINPTGSGMAGANAFLAFPGSNGAVTVYTTQFSSTNPRTSDVKDENLTFTVYSKEGEYSDGYYTIYATLELPGNDTKQNTVWQASTTFSGGVPFNHPNGDNYLSQTSLDFLSGTAVSTGGNSRLHRRNIHGVLNAISWGVLMPIGIIIARYMKVFKSADPAWFYLHVACQVSGYIIGVSGWGLGIKLGKDSAGITYHKHRDLAIALFCLATVQVFALFLRPNKDHKYRLYWKIYHLAVGYSIVILSVVNIFEGFDILDPAKKWKRAYVAIIVTLGAIALVLEAVTWAIYLKRRQRESEKSHHGANGANGYGVREHEML; this comes from the exons ATGAAGCCAGCCATCATCTTCCTGTGCCTTCTCTTGTCCGTGTTGGACCACGGTTCAGCGCAGAGCTGCGTCGGCGAGACCTTATCCGGTAACAAGCTCTACACCACCTGCAGCTCCCTCCCCTACCTCAGCGCCTCCCTCCACTGGAACTACCACCCTTCCAATGGCACGGTCGACATCGCCTACCGCGCGCAGCAGAGCTCCGACGGCTGGGTCGCGTGGGCCATCAACCCGACCGGCTCCGGCATGGCCGGAGCCAACGCCTTCCTGGCCTTCCCGGGCTCTAACGGCGCCGTGACCGTGTACACCACCCAGTTCTCTAGTACCAACCCCCGGACGAGCGATGTCAAGGATGAGAACTTGACATTCACGGTGTACAGTAAGGAGGGCGAGTACTCCGATGGGTATTACACCATTTACGCGACGCTGGAGCTACCAGGAAACGACACCAAACAGAACACGGTGTGGCAGGCGTCGACGACGTTCTCCGGCGGGGTTCCTTTCAATCACCCTAATGGTGATAACTACCTATCGCAGACCAGTCTTGATTTCCTCTCCGGCACAGCGGTGTCCACCGGAGGGAACTCGAGGCTGCACCGGAGGAAC ATACATGGAGTGCTGAATGCCATCAGCTGGGGAGTTCTGATGCCCATCGGAATCATCATAGCAAGGTACATGAAGGTGTTCAAATCAGCTGATCCCGCTTGGTTCTACCTCCATGTTGCTTGTCAAGTGTCGGGATATATAATTGGGGTCTCAGGATGGGGTCTGGGCATTAAGCTCGGCAAAGACTCTGCTGGAATCACCTACCACAAACACAGGGACCTCGCAATCGCCCTCTTCTGCCTGGCCACAgttcag GTGTTTGCATTGTTTCTGAGGCCCAACAAGGATCACAAGTACAGACTCTACTGGAAGATCTACCACCTCGCAGTTGGGTACAGCATCGTAATCTTGAGTGTGGTGAACATCTTCGAAGGTTTCGACATCTTGGATCCTGCTAAGAAGTGGAAGCGTGCTTACGTTGCCATCATCGTGACGCTGGGCGCCATTGCACTGGTTCTGGAAGCCGTCACTTGGGCTATATATCTGAAGAGAAGGCAGAGGGAATCCGAGAAGTCTCACCACGGTGCCAATGGTGCAAACGGGTACGGTGTCAGGGAACATGAGATGCTGTAG
- the LOC103981875 gene encoding cytochrome b561 and DOMON domain-containing protein At5g47530-like, which translates to MKPAVIFLCLFLSALHHCAAQSCVNDTFSGDKLYASCSSLPYLNASLHWNYHPSNGTVDVAYRALQTSDGWVAWAINPDGSGMIGANAFLAFPGSNGAVTVYTTQFSSYGVQPSDVKDENLTFAVYSRESEYSDGYYTIYATLELPRNDTKQNTVWQASTTFSDGVPYGHPSGDHYLSKTSLDFLTGQLE; encoded by the coding sequence ATGAAGCCAGCAGTCATCTTCCTGTGCCTGTTCTTGTCTGCGTTGCACCACTGCGCGGCGCAGAGCTGTGTCAACGACACGTTCTCCGGCGACAAGCTGTACGCCTCCTGCAGCTCTCTCCCCTACCTCAATGCCTCCCTCCACTGGAACTACCACCCTTCCAATGGCACGGTCGACGTCGCCTACCGCGCGCTGCAGACCTCCGACGGCTGGGTCGCGTGGGCCATCAACCCGGACGGCTCCGGCATGATCGGAGCCAACGCCTTCCTGGCCTTCCCGGGCTCTAACGGCGCCGTGACCGTGTACACCACCCAGTTCTCTAGTTACGGTGTGCAGCCGAGCGATGTCAAGGATGAGAACTTGACCTTCGCGGTGTACAGCAGGGAGAGCGAGTACTCCGATGGGTATTACACCATTTACGCGACGCTGGAGCTACCAAGAAACGACACCAAACAGAACACGGTGTGGCAGGCGTCGACGACGTTCTCCGACGGGGTTCCTTACGGTCACCCTTCTGGGGATCACTACCTTTCGAAGACCAGTCTCGATTTCCTCACCGGCCAGCTGGAGTAG